AAGTCGGTAGCGGCCTGTGCCAACAGGCTGTTGACGTCGCGGTTCACCACGCGCATCGCGTCTTCGCGTTCGATTGCAAGCCGCTCGCGCTCGCGGATTTGCGGCACGACAAACGCGATTACGACGGCGGTCGCGACAAACACGCCGAGGATCGGCAGCATGCGGAGGCGAATGCGCCGGAGCAGAGAGTTGCGCGCGGCCTGCGTCCGCCTGATGGTCGTCGTCATAGGTCAACGCTCCGTAAACGTACTCTACTCGTCCGAATTCACGCCGTTGGTGTAGCCGGCGCCACCCAACTTGAAGATTTCGCTGCTGCGCGTACGCCGGCGTGCGCCTTCCACGCCGAGGCGCAAGCTGACGTTGCGTGTTTGCAGCGCCTGCCCAACCTCGCGCACGGCCGTCGTCAAAATCGCTTCGACATCGCTTTGCGCGGTGATCTTGGCGGCGATGTCGTTCAGAACGCGTTCGCGCTCGGCGGCGCGCTGGCTTTCCTCGAACAGGCGGGCGTTGTCGAGGCTGACAGCCAAACGGCTGACCAGTTCCTCGGCAAGCTGCACTTTGTCGTCGCCGAATTCGTTCACCGGCAGTTCCCACAGCACCGCGCCAAGCACCTGACCGCGCAGCGCGATCGGCACCGCCAGCGGGATGGTGCGGTTGCTGGTGATCGATCCGATCTGAGTGACGCCGGTCTTGATGGCCTGCGCACGCAGCGTTTCGGTATCGGTGCGGGTGGGCGTCCCCGACCAAGCCACCAGTTCGCGCGAGCGTACCGAGAACAGGTGCTCGCGCCAAGCGGCGGCGGTGTTGTCACGGTTGGTGCGCGCGATTTCGTTCAGCGCGGCCACCGATTCCTGATACAGACGCGCGTTCTCGAGTGAGACGGCGATCTGGTCGGCCATCGCTTGCAGCGTACTGATCTGATCGGGCGTGAAGCTGTTGGCGACGGTGCTCTGCACGTCGAGCGCGCCGATCACGCGTTCACCGAGGCGCAGCGGAATAGCAAGCTCGGCGCGGGTGTTCGGCAGCAGTTCGTTGACTCGGTGCACTTCAGACGCTGCCGTGTCGAGCACGGCGGTAATCATGCCCTCGCCGGTGGTTCGGCCGATAACGGATGTCCCGCCAATGCCGAGGCGGTGGCCGCGTTCGAGGAGCTTGCGGCCCGCGTCGCCTGTCGAAGCACGCAGCACGGCGTTTTCGCCCAGTTCGTCGTTGAGGAAGATCTGCGCGTGGTAGATGTTCGGGAACACCTTGATGATGAGCGCCACGACCTCGTCCATCAGGCGCTGTTGGTCGCGCTGGGTGGTCGCGTAGCGGCCGACTTCTTGCGTCGCCGCGATGTCGCGGATGCTCGCCTGAAGACGTTCATTCAGCGCCCGGATGCTGTCCTTTGTCTGCTGGTGAACGGCTACCGCTTCGCGTAAGGCAGCACCGAAGGCGTCGCCACGCCGCAGCGCGCGCTCGTTGACTTCCAGCGGCGCGTCGAGATCGGACGAGATGACGCGGCGGGTTTCACGCAGCATCGTGGTGCCATCGCGCCATACGGCATACACCATCACGGTGCCGATGAGGGCCACGATTGGGATCAGCCACGGCGAGCTGCCGAACGCCGCTTCGGTAACCGATGTATCGAAGCGCCCCGTATTGACCTCGGTGATCAACGCCAGCGCCGTGTTCGGAATCGACAGGTAGTATCCCAGCATCGGCAGCGCGACGCCGGTGATCTGGTATTCGGCGAACCCGCGCTGGCCGGCCAGAGCCAGATTGATCGGGGCCGAGCGCACGGACTCGGTCGCTTGCTGAACCGAACCGGGATCGGTCAGCACGACGCCGGTACGGGTCGCCAAGTAGCTGACGATCGAGAACTGGGTCTCAGCGTCGGGGTCGGTCACACCCGCAAGGTTGTTCAAGAGCGTATTCTGGAGGTTCAGACGGCCGATCAGGAAGCCGACGATCTCTTGATCGATCTCGATCATCTGCACGATTTCGGCCTGATCTACGTCGTCGTCGGTGCGATACACGATAAGGCGCTGTGGTTCGCCGAGGGTTTGGGCGTCGATAGCGCCGCGGAAAGCCGGCGACTGTGAAATGTCGGTGCCGACGATTTCGCGCTGGGCCGCTTCGGTATCGAGCGGGTATACGCTGGCAGCGATTACACCCTCCGGCGATACCACGCGCACATACTCGAACAAGCCGTTCTCGATCAAGCGGAATCGCAGAAGATCAGTCGCCTCGGACCGCGCGACGATGTCCGAACCGGACGGCGTGCCGGTGATCTGGAGCAGACGCAGCAAGCGCGGGCGCAGATACGCCGTGGACGACGCGTTCTGGATGGTGTTGAACGCGTTCTCGACCGCGTCTTCAATACGCGCCGCACGCGTGATCGCGGCCTCGTACACGAAGTCGCGCAGGCGGCCTTCGGCTTCGGCTTCAGCAGCAGACTCGAAGGCGTTAATCACTAAGCCGCGGCTGATGACGATGAACGCCAGCAGAATCGCCGCGAGCTTGAGCCAGTACGGCCACTGGCGAGGGTTGAGGGCGGCTAGCATGCTTAGTCTCCGGCCACGGGTTCGGTGTCAGACAGCGGCGACGGGATCACCTCGGTAGAAGCGGGAGGCTCGTCGCGCATCGGCGGCGCTTGTTGTTGGAAGGGCTGCACGTGGATGCGCGAATTGACCGCGCCGAGTACTTCTCGGAAGCTCTCGACCGCCGTAGACAGCACGGAATCGACGTCGGTCGCCGAAATCAGGCGGTTGGCCACGCCGGATGCCAACGCTTCGCGCTCGGCCTGTGCGCGCGTCTGTTCGATCAGCCGCTTATTCTCGAGCGCGAGCGCCAGACGGCCGGCAAGAATGCGCGCCGTCGCGAGCTGGCGCTCGCTCAGCGGCTTGCTGCCGGGCAGCGAAAATGACATCACGCCGAGCGTCTCGCCGCGCAGGGTGATCGGCAGGCGCACGATCCGGCTTGCGCCGCGCTGTTCGACCTGAAGTTCGGCGCTTTCGAGCACCGGGCGCAGGTCGGTCGGCATGTCGTTGGCCGGAACCAGCGCGCCGCTGGGCGACACATCATAGCCGGCGAGCCGCTGACCAACGCGCTGATTGCGCCGGCCGGTCGAGGTCAGCTCCGCCAAACGGGCACGCAGGGATTGAGTCGTTTCCTGCTGTTCGCGCACGGTCGTCTTAAGCGACAGCGATTGGCGTACGGTCGTCAGCGTCGCGGCGATGTTGTCCGCCAGCGTCTGCAGCGTCAGCAGTTGATAATCGGGGATCTCCGACACGGCTTCGTGCTGTACGTCCAACACGCCAAGCAGGGTATCGCCATAAACCATCGGCAGCACTGCGCCGCAGACCGTAGTCGGCAGAAAATGGGTGCGCCGGATGAACGTGTCGGTGCGGTCGATACGCACGCTGCGCCGTCCTGTCGCGGCCTCGCGGACGGCACTGGTTTCAGGCAGGGCAGTCACGCCGGCGCGCTCGATACGCTGACCGCTTCCAACCGCCAGTCGAACGCGCTCGTCCAGCCCGCCGCTCGTGCCGATCAGGTAGAACTGGGCGAACGGGAACTTCATGTCCGCGCGCACAAAAGACAAAGCCTGACCGAGCAGGCGGTCTTCGTCGTTGATGTCGAGCGACGCGCCGATCGCGGCAACGCGCTGGAGCGCGATGACGTCGCGCTGAGCATCACTGGCGACAACCGGCGCCCATCCCGCAAATGCAATCAGAAGCGCCGAGTCGACGATTAGCGTGAACATGACGAGCAGCAGGTCGGGCAGCACCGATTGGCCCGGATCCATCACGACGGTTTCGGCCGTCTGCCGCTGCGCAACGGCCAGCACAATTGCGGTCGCCACCAGCAGTGCGCCGGTGATGGTCATACCGGTACGGCGCATCAGGCTGCCGGCCGCTACCATCGGGATCGACAGCACGATGACGCTGCTAAACGACAGCGAGCCGCCCATCACGGTCATCGCAAACAGGCCGAGCAGTGCGACCAATACCGCCGATGCCACGCCGATCAGACCGCGCCGCGCCGTAAGGTAGACGACAAGCGCTGCCACCGGGGCGACATACGAAATCACCAGCCCGGCGCCACGGGCCATCGGCGCATCCGGCGCGGTCGCCGCCGAAAGCAGGCTGAGGGCCAGCCACGGCAGCGCGATCAGCAGCAGTGCGAACCCGATGAAAATCAGGCCGCGCATCCGCTGCTGATCGACACGGTCCTCGAATACGACCGGCGATGAAAGAATTCCCGTCGATGAACGCTGCATATCTTGTCCTCCGCCCTGCTACCGCGCCGCCTGCCCGGACGGCATCAATCCGACGCGGATCGAGCCCTCGTCGGCGGCGAGGGTCTCTGCCAATTCGGTCAGCGAAATTTGCAGCAGTTCGTCGACCGTCTCAGCCTCCTGGAAGCGCGAGATGACGGTATTGATCCGCTGCTGCTGCGCGGATGTCGCCTGCGCCTCTTCAATTAGCCGCACCAGCTCGAGCGCGGCGACCAATCGTTCGGTAAACCCGATAATCGCGTAGATCAGGTCGATTTCAGTGTTATCGCCGCCAATGATCTCGATGGCACCGAGCGTCGCATCGCGTAGTTTAATCGGCGTGGCAGTCAAAAGGTCGCCGTCAGGCGTCCGACGAGTCACGACCGTACCGGAGTGATAAGCGTCGATCATAGCGGGCGTCCAACCGGGGTTGTACGTCACTTCGTCCCCGACGATCCGGATACCCGTTACCTCGGGCTGCGCACTCAAGGCGTCTTCCCATGCTTGGCGCGTCAGCTCACGGTTCAGGCGCTGAATCTCGCCGAGGCTCTCCTGCGCGCGCTTGGCCAGCTCCTGATTCTCGCGCACGCTGCTTTCCTGCGCGGCGAAGAGCTGTGCATTGCGGATCGTCACGGCAAGCTGGTTGGCGAGCGCCTGAAGCGCCTGCACGTCCGTATCGGAGAAGGCGCCAGCCTCCACGCTCTGCACGTCGAGCGCGCCGATGACGCGCTGTTCGCCTGCGTCACCCGCGACCTGCATCGGAAGCGCCAACTCGGCGCGTGTTTCCGGCAGCAGCGCGTTAAAGGCGTGCCCCGGCTCGTTCCTGGTGTCGTTGATCAGCACGAATTCGTTGGACAGCGTCACGCGGCCGATAACCGATTGCGACCCGACCCCGAGGCGGTGGTTGCGCGCGAGCAGTTCGCGGCCTGCGTTCCCGGTTGAGGCGACGAGATTGGCAAACTCGCGCTTCCCGTCCACAAGGAAGATCTGAACGTGGTAGAAACCGAACTGCTCCTGAATCGTGTTCACAGTATTCTGGAGCAGCGTCTCAAGCGCGGTTAGGCGGCTGGTCTGACGGCCGATGTCCGCTACCGAGACCAGACGGCGGAACGACCGTTCGGCCGTGACTGTCGTGCGCTGCGTGATGTCGAACAGGTAGCGGAACACGATCGCCACGACGACCGTAACGCCGATCCCGCCAACGGCCTCAATGCCGCGATCCGTCGGCGAGATGCCGGTCTCTTGGATGACCTCCAGCAGTGTGCGAAAGAACGGCACGGTTGCGATGACCGTCGCAACGATGAAGAACGGCGTCGTTGTCAGCGTGGCAGCGACGATGACACCCAAAACCACCAGCAGCAACCGGATTTCGTTCTGAGAAATGAACAGCGCCGCCGCTAAGAGGATGAACGCGGCGATCACGCCCGCCGCGTTGATGCGCCCTTGGCGCACCAACAGCAGCGCAACCAATCCAACCAACGATGTTCCGAGGTTCAGTGCCAACTGGCGCGGCGAGAAGATGTCTGCGCCTGCAGCGGCTTGTGCGACCGCGCCGAACCACGGCAGAATGAGCAGCACCCAGCTCAACGTCAGCGCAAAGCGCCGTTGAATTGAACCGATGCTTCCCGTCAGGACATTCTGGCGGGCGGCGCTTTGGCCGGTCGCAACACCCATTGACTACTCCTCGTTTACATCCCGGGCTCCATTCACGTTGTCGCGATGCGATTTCGACTGCGACTGCTCATCGGGCGAGCCCAGTTGAAGCGTAACACCTTTTGCACCCAATGAGTCTTGATAATTCTTCGCACCCGTCACAAGGGTGTCGTGCACGGTCGAGGTGCCCTGAAGGCGTTCGGCGAAGTGCGCCGTGACCTGCTCGGTCTTGGCCGAGCGTTGGGCGGCTTGCAGGTTTCGCGCGCGGTCGAGGGCTCCGCTGATCTGAGCAACCATCTGCACGAATACATTGGTGTCGTTGCGCGTGTAGATCTCGGGCTTGGCGCTGTCGATTTCCACAACGCCGACGACCCGTTCGGCCACGACGAGGGGCGCGGCCAGTACCGAGCGCACCGGCCGGCTTGCCACCAATGGGCGCAGATCAGGATTGGCCCGCATATCGCTGATGGAGACGGTGTCGCCCTTCTGCGCGCGCTCGGCCGGCGTGCCGTCCAGCCGGTAGTTGATCGGCTCGGTCGGGCGGTACGGGCGGCCGTTCTCGAACTTCATCACCACGCGCACGGACCCCGGTTCGGACGGTTCGAGTTCCGGCCACGACGCACGGCCTTGCAGCCAATCGGTGTTGACGAGCACCCACAGGTCGTCGGCAGGCAGGATGTCGTGTATGCGGTCGGCCACAGAGTCGAAGACTTCGTCGTCGTGGCTCGCCATCACCAAATCCGACGACAGCCGAGTCAGGGCTTCGAGCTGCGACGCCTGGC
The sequence above is a segment of the Candidatus Flexicrinis affinis genome. Coding sequences within it:
- a CDS encoding GAF domain-containing protein produces the protein MLAALNPRQWPYWLKLAAILLAFIVISRGLVINAFESAAEAEAEGRLRDFVYEAAITRAARIEDAVENAFNTIQNASSTAYLRPRLLRLLQITGTPSGSDIVARSEATDLLRFRLIENGLFEYVRVVSPEGVIAASVYPLDTEAAQREIVGTDISQSPAFRGAIDAQTLGEPQRLIVYRTDDDVDQAEIVQMIEIDQEIVGFLIGRLNLQNTLLNNLAGVTDPDAETQFSIVSYLATRTGVVLTDPGSVQQATESVRSAPINLALAGQRGFAEYQITGVALPMLGYYLSIPNTALALITEVNTGRFDTSVTEAAFGSSPWLIPIVALIGTVMVYAVWRDGTTMLRETRRVISSDLDAPLEVNERALRRGDAFGAALREAVAVHQQTKDSIRALNERLQASIRDIAATQEVGRYATTQRDQQRLMDEVVALIIKVFPNIYHAQIFLNDELGENAVLRASTGDAGRKLLERGHRLGIGGTSVIGRTTGEGMITAVLDTAASEVHRVNELLPNTRAELAIPLRLGERVIGALDVQSTVANSFTPDQISTLQAMADQIAVSLENARLYQESVAALNEIARTNRDNTAAAWREHLFSVRSRELVAWSGTPTRTDTETLRAQAIKTGVTQIGSITSNRTIPLAVPIALRGQVLGAVLWELPVNEFGDDKVQLAEELVSRLAVSLDNARLFEESQRAAERERVLNDIAAKITAQSDVEAILTTAVREVGQALQTRNVSLRLGVEGARRRTRSSEIFKLGGAGYTNGVNSDE
- a CDS encoding GAF domain-containing protein, yielding MGVATGQSAARQNVLTGSIGSIQRRFALTLSWVLLILPWFGAVAQAAAGADIFSPRQLALNLGTSLVGLVALLLVRQGRINAAGVIAAFILLAAALFISQNEIRLLLVVLGVIVAATLTTTPFFIVATVIATVPFFRTLLEVIQETGISPTDRGIEAVGGIGVTVVVAIVFRYLFDITQRTTVTAERSFRRLVSVADIGRQTSRLTALETLLQNTVNTIQEQFGFYHVQIFLVDGKREFANLVASTGNAGRELLARNHRLGVGSQSVIGRVTLSNEFVLINDTRNEPGHAFNALLPETRAELALPMQVAGDAGEQRVIGALDVQSVEAGAFSDTDVQALQALANQLAVTIRNAQLFAAQESSVRENQELAKRAQESLGEIQRLNRELTRQAWEDALSAQPEVTGIRIVGDEVTYNPGWTPAMIDAYHSGTVVTRRTPDGDLLTATPIKLRDATLGAIEIIGGDNTEIDLIYAIIGFTERLVAALELVRLIEEAQATSAQQQRINTVISRFQEAETVDELLQISLTELAETLAADEGSIRVGLMPSGQAAR